From the Microaerobacter geothermalis genome, one window contains:
- the bshC gene encoding bacillithiol biosynthesis cysteine-adding enzyme BshC codes for MRMDEVFLSQITPLGAEYITNFEEIRRFYHYSPFLNEDWEKRADELLDNKKKHMMSLVDVLAVYNGQIGNHHAALVNIERLRTGKALVVLGGQQAGVLTGPLYTIYKAITILKVAKRAEDSLGVPVIPVFWIAGEDHDYSEVDHVYLQNQQQQIQKLRLSYEPDGKYSIGDLSIPKESLIDLIDQFFSLQHATEFTEEWQGFLKKEAIESDKLTRFFARLLVRFFGSYGLVLIDSSDCNLRKLESSFFEVLINKGASLNQSVLEQGKQVKKAGFHAQVDLREGNANLFIYENGERLLLSWNGDRAYTKDEMHWYKKDELLRIAKDEPEKLSTNVVFRPLMQEFLFPTLAFVAGPGEIAYWGLYKKMFEDLGMKIPILVPRISITLVEGMIQKSLDKLGLSFEDAFYRLSEKKELFMKQIAANDLEQAFEWAKNHMRQAYEPVLGKVKEIPGGLETLTEKNWQKIVEQVDFLKKRATDALKVQHESTLRHFDKIEGALTPLGLPQERVYNLFSYINKHGEDWLHQLMSMNMEANGTHKVVYL; via the coding sequence ATGCGCATGGATGAGGTTTTTTTATCCCAGATCACTCCGCTGGGAGCGGAATACATAACAAACTTTGAGGAGATCCGGAGGTTTTATCATTATTCACCGTTTTTAAACGAGGATTGGGAAAAAAGAGCAGATGAGCTGTTAGACAATAAAAAAAAGCATATGATGTCGCTTGTTGATGTGTTGGCTGTTTATAACGGTCAAATCGGTAATCATCATGCAGCATTGGTGAATATAGAACGTTTACGAACCGGAAAAGCATTGGTGGTTTTGGGCGGTCAGCAGGCTGGTGTCTTAACAGGTCCACTATATACCATTTATAAGGCAATCACGATATTAAAGGTCGCGAAACGAGCGGAAGATTCCCTCGGAGTACCGGTGATTCCTGTGTTTTGGATTGCAGGAGAGGATCATGATTATTCAGAAGTGGACCATGTATATTTGCAAAATCAGCAGCAGCAAATTCAAAAATTAAGATTATCTTATGAACCGGATGGGAAATATTCAATTGGAGATCTTTCAATTCCGAAAGAATCCCTAATCGATCTGATTGATCAGTTCTTCTCCCTGCAGCATGCAACGGAGTTTACGGAAGAATGGCAAGGTTTTCTTAAGAAGGAGGCAATTGAGTCAGACAAGCTGACCCGTTTTTTTGCTCGCCTTCTGGTCAGGTTTTTTGGTTCCTACGGATTAGTCCTAATTGATTCGTCCGATTGTAATTTAAGAAAATTAGAATCTTCTTTTTTTGAGGTACTCATTAATAAGGGAGCAAGCTTAAATCAATCAGTACTAGAACAGGGGAAGCAAGTGAAGAAGGCAGGCTTTCATGCTCAGGTTGATCTAAGGGAAGGGAATGCCAATCTATTTATTTATGAAAACGGGGAAAGATTGCTATTGTCCTGGAATGGAGACCGCGCTTACACAAAAGATGAAATGCATTGGTATAAAAAAGATGAGTTACTGAGAATTGCCAAAGATGAACCAGAAAAACTTAGTACGAATGTTGTATTTCGTCCACTCATGCAGGAATTCCTGTTTCCAACCTTGGCTTTTGTTGCTGGTCCTGGTGAAATTGCATACTGGGGACTTTATAAAAAAATGTTCGAAGACCTTGGAATGAAAATTCCGATTCTTGTTCCTAGAATAAGCATCACCCTTGTGGAAGGAATGATCCAAAAATCCTTGGATAAGCTGGGGCTTTCCTTTGAAGATGCTTTTTACCGTTTGTCGGAAAAGAAGGAATTGTTTATGAAGCAGATTGCAGCCAATGACTTGGAACAGGCATTTGAATGGGCAAAGAATCACATGAGACAGGCTTATGAGCCTGTTTTAGGGAAGGTGAAGGAAATACCTGGTGGTCTGGAGACCTTGACTGAGAAAAATTGGCAAAAAATTGTTGAACAGGTGGATTTTCTTAAGAAGAGAGCCACGGATGCCCTCAAGGTGCAGCACGAATCCACTCTTCGTCACTTCGACAAAATCGAAGGGGCTTTAACTCCCCTTGGCCTACCCCAAGAAAGGGTATATAATCTCTTTTCCTATATTAACAAGCACGGGGAGGATTGGCTGCATCAACTGATGTCTATGAATATGGAAGCAAACGGCACTCACAAGGTTGTTTATTTATAA
- a CDS encoding adenosylhomocysteinase, whose translation MTTVQTSIVKDLALAPEGHLKIDWVKEHMPVLNRIREQFEQEKPFSGIKVAISLHLEAKTAYLAKVIQAGGADVVITGSNPLSTQDDIAAALVEDGITVFAKYNPEPDEYKDLLIKTLENKPDLIIDDGGDLVTILHDERRDLLSQIRGGCEETTTGILRLKALERSGELQFPMIAVNDAFCKYLFDNRYGTGQSVWDGINRTTNLVVAGKTVVVVGYGWCGKGVAMRAKGLGAKVIVTEVDPIKAIEAYMDGFEVMPLNEAAKHGDYFVTVTGNKHVIRKEHMEVMKHGAILSNAGHFDIEVNKNDLNQLAKNKRVVRKNIEEFELLDGRKIYLLAEGRLVNLAAGDGHPAEIMDMTFALQAISLAYMNEHYKEIGNQVINVPYELDQKVAQYKLESLGISIDQLTPDQIKYLESWKE comes from the coding sequence ATGACGACGGTACAAACGAGTATTGTAAAAGACCTAGCCCTGGCACCTGAAGGACATTTGAAGATAGATTGGGTCAAGGAGCATATGCCTGTACTAAACCGTATCAGGGAGCAGTTTGAACAGGAAAAGCCCTTCTCAGGAATTAAGGTAGCCATTTCCCTTCATTTGGAGGCAAAGACAGCTTATTTGGCTAAAGTCATTCAAGCAGGTGGAGCAGATGTGGTGATTACCGGAAGCAACCCGCTTTCAACTCAAGATGATATTGCCGCCGCATTGGTGGAAGACGGAATTACCGTTTTTGCCAAATATAACCCTGAGCCGGATGAATATAAGGATTTGCTAATAAAGACTTTGGAAAACAAGCCTGATTTAATCATAGATGACGGTGGTGATCTGGTTACCATTCTCCATGATGAGAGAAGGGATCTTCTTTCCCAAATCCGCGGTGGATGTGAAGAGACAACGACAGGAATTCTACGGTTAAAGGCTCTGGAAAGATCAGGTGAACTCCAATTTCCGATGATAGCCGTTAATGACGCCTTCTGCAAATATTTATTTGATAACCGATATGGTACAGGACAATCGGTGTGGGATGGAATTAACCGGACCACCAACCTGGTTGTTGCCGGAAAAACCGTCGTTGTCGTTGGGTATGGATGGTGCGGGAAAGGGGTAGCCATGAGAGCTAAGGGCCTCGGTGCCAAGGTGATTGTCACTGAAGTGGATCCCATCAAAGCCATTGAAGCATATATGGATGGCTTTGAAGTGATGCCCCTAAATGAAGCTGCGAAGCATGGCGATTATTTTGTTACCGTGACAGGAAATAAGCATGTGATTCGGAAAGAACACATGGAAGTGATGAAGCATGGAGCCATTCTGTCCAATGCCGGTCACTTTGACATTGAAGTAAATAAGAATGACTTAAATCAGCTGGCTAAAAATAAAAGAGTGGTCCGAAAAAACATTGAGGAATTTGAATTGCTGGACGGAAGAAAAATTTACCTTCTAGCGGAGGGACGATTGGTTAATCTTGCTGCTGGGGATGGACACCCTGCAGAAATTATGGATATGACCTTCGCCCTTCAGGCGATTTCTTTGGCGTATATGAATGAGCATTATAAAGAAATCGGCAATCAGGTGATAAATGTTCCGTATGAGTTGGATCAAAAAGTAGCTCAGTATAAACTTGAATCACTGGGGATATCCATTGATCAATTGACACCTGATCAGATAAAGTATCTGGAAAGCTGGAAAGAATAG
- the mraZ gene encoding division/cell wall cluster transcriptional repressor MraZ, which yields MFMGEYQHNIDEKGRLFIPAKFRDVLGDNFVITRGLDHALFVYPPNEWEQLEQKLKALPFTKADARAFTRLFFSGATETAVDKQGRVNIPQNLRQYAQLQRECIIIGVSNRVEIWAKEVWDSYYSQSEDSFNEIAEKIVDFNF from the coding sequence ATGTTCATGGGTGAATACCAGCACAATATTGATGAAAAGGGTAGGTTGTTTATTCCTGCCAAGTTTAGAGACGTGCTGGGAGATAACTTCGTGATCACCCGTGGTCTCGATCATGCCCTGTTTGTTTATCCGCCTAATGAATGGGAACAATTAGAACAGAAATTAAAAGCTCTTCCATTTACCAAAGCCGATGCCAGGGCATTTACCCGTCTGTTTTTTTCAGGAGCCACTGAAACTGCAGTTGACAAACAAGGAAGAGTAAACATCCCTCAAAACTTAAGACAATATGCCCAACTTCAGCGGGAATGTATTATTATTGGGGTTTCCAATCGTGTTGAAATCTGGGCGAAGGAAGTTTGGGATTCCTATTATTCACAGTCAGAAGATTCTTTTAATGAGATTGCCGAGAAGATCGTTGATTTTAACTTTTAG
- the rsmH gene encoding 16S rRNA (cytosine(1402)-N(4))-methyltransferase RsmH, producing MFKHITVLKEEAVKGLSIRPNGVYVDCTLGGAGHSLAIASKLTTGRLIAIDQDESALSAAKERLSPHMDKVTLIKSNFRNIKQVIQSLGMTEINGVIFDLGVSSPQLDVEERGFSYNADAPLDMRMDQSSPLTAFDVVNAWDEKQLADVIFQYGEEKFSRRIAKNIVTKRVESPIYTTGQLVEIIKDSIPAPARRSGPHPAKRTFQAIRIAVNDELRAFEEALQGAISLLAKGGRVAVITFHSLEDRICKQIFQGKSQGCTCPPDFPQCVCNHRPELKVITKKPILPSVKELEMNPRSRSAKLRIAEKL from the coding sequence GTGTTTAAGCATATAACCGTTCTTAAAGAAGAAGCAGTAAAAGGATTGTCCATCCGGCCTAATGGTGTGTATGTCGATTGTACTTTGGGCGGGGCCGGGCATAGTTTAGCCATCGCTTCAAAGTTAACAACAGGACGTTTGATTGCCATTGACCAGGATGAATCGGCTTTGTCAGCGGCAAAAGAAAGGCTTTCTCCGCATATGGACAAAGTAACCCTGATAAAAAGCAACTTTCGCAATATCAAACAGGTGATTCAATCATTGGGAATGACTGAAATAAATGGAGTTATCTTTGATTTGGGAGTTTCTTCTCCACAATTGGATGTGGAGGAACGGGGTTTCAGCTACAATGCAGATGCTCCTTTGGATATGAGAATGGACCAAAGTTCCCCTTTAACCGCTTTTGATGTGGTGAATGCTTGGGATGAAAAACAACTTGCAGATGTGATCTTTCAATATGGCGAAGAAAAATTTTCGAGAAGAATTGCCAAAAACATCGTAACCAAAAGGGTAGAATCGCCGATATATACAACCGGTCAATTGGTGGAAATCATTAAAGATTCGATCCCCGCTCCCGCAAGAAGATCAGGACCGCATCCGGCCAAGAGGACATTTCAGGCCATTCGCATTGCCGTGAACGATGAGTTAAGAGCATTTGAAGAAGCATTACAGGGTGCGATTTCACTATTGGCAAAAGGCGGAAGGGTCGCGGTCATTACTTTTCACTCCCTTGAAGATCGAATTTGCAAACAGATTTTTCAGGGGAAATCACAGGGATGCACCTGTCCACCTGATTTTCCCCAATGTGTTTGTAATCACCGTCCGGAATTAAAGGTCATTACGAAAAAACCGATTTTGCCAAGTGTTAAGGAATTGGAAATGAATCCCCGTTCACGCTCAGCCAAATTACGCATTGCCGAAAAACTATAA
- the ftsL gene encoding cell division protein FtsL, with product MNYYSHQGNLAVVQGKKRKSRAEKRRVTIIRSVPVGEKLLYLMMVILFVIVSGMVLSRYSQIAELNYQIQETKKQISAVNEEIANLQLKVAALNSPERILEIAEKKGMTQSTQVKIIGHP from the coding sequence ATGAATTATTACTCGCATCAAGGAAATCTAGCAGTTGTTCAAGGGAAAAAACGGAAAAGCAGAGCTGAGAAAAGAAGGGTGACCATCATCCGGTCTGTCCCCGTTGGCGAAAAACTTTTATACCTCATGATGGTCATTCTCTTTGTCATTGTTTCCGGTATGGTTTTGTCAAGGTATTCCCAGATCGCCGAATTAAATTATCAGATACAAGAAACAAAGAAACAAATTTCAGCGGTAAACGAAGAGATCGCTAATTTGCAGTTAAAGGTAGCTGCACTTAACTCCCCGGAAAGGATATTGGAGATTGCCGAAAAAAAAGGAATGACCCAATCAACTCAGGTGAAGATCATCGGTCATCCATAG